The Helianthus annuus cultivar XRQ/B chromosome 16, HanXRQr2.0-SUNRISE, whole genome shotgun sequence genome includes a window with the following:
- the LOC118488043 gene encoding dehydrin Rab18-like has protein sequence MANYGGDKQYGRETRHTGDYESPIHSTGGQYEQEVLQTDEYGNPVRRTGQTDEYGNPVRRTDEYGNPVHSTTGGTMGDYGSTGLGQGTGTGGIGTGGYGTTGHHGLGTGVGHTTGGTGTDYTSGGRSTGQTGYQGLGTESEFGGKTGTFQNQPSATPVGGVGLSSGTGAGVGGTGTGTGILHRSGSSSSSSSEDDGQGGRRKKKGVMQKIKEKLPGGHRQEEQYQSQTTTTTTGGGAGYGETHEKKGMMEKIKEKLPGHH, from the exons ATGGCAAACTACGGAGGAGATAAGCAGTACGGACGTGAAACTCGCCACACCGGCGACTACGAGAGCCCAATTCACTCCACCGGTGGTCAGTACGAACAGGAAGTTCTCCAAACCGACGAGTACGGCAACCCGGTTAGGAGAACCGGCCAAACCGACGAGTACGGCAACCCGGTTAGAAGAACTGACGAGTATGGAAACCCTGTCCATTCTACGACCGGTGGGACCATGGGTGATTATGGTTCCACGGGGTTAGGTCAAGGAACAGGAACAGGAGGGATTGGGACAGGTGGTTATGGTACCACCGGTCACCATGGGTTGGGAACTGGCGTAGGTCATACCACCGGAGGTACAGGAACCGACTATACCTCCGGTGGTCGTTCCACCGGACAGACCGGTTACCAAGGTTTAGGTACCGAGTCTGAGTTCGGTGGAAAAACTGGAACCTTCCAAAACCAACCCAGTGCCACACCTGTAGGCGGTGTTGGGTTGAGCTCAGGAACTGGGGCCGGTGTTGGAGGTACAGGAACTGGAACAGGCATTCTGCATCGTTCTGGAAGTAGCAGCTCAAGCTCG TCGGAGGATGATGGGCAAGGAGGAAGGAGGAAGAAGAAAGGTGTGATGCAAAAGATCAAAGAGAAGCTTCCCGGTGGTCACAGACAAGAGGAGCAGTATCAGAGCCAGACGACTACTACTACGACGGGTGGCGGGGCGGGTTATGGTGAAACCCACGAGAAGAAAGGGATGATGGAGAAGATCAAAGAAAAGCTTCCGGGACATCACTGA